In one Nicotiana sylvestris chromosome 8, ASM39365v2, whole genome shotgun sequence genomic region, the following are encoded:
- the LOC138876194 gene encoding spindle pole body component 110-like: MAYNRGLQLELIENLVLYTVGTYHVSHLHIGSVVSTMGTDIGPDRYTAWFIKNYKNNIVKAAKRNLIPDRKFKRRDAVENMVKQAFAAWGDSSSESEEEPDASDKDEEDDNDEVTFRDVQRNLKSYSSKKLMSLANVLIDTYYSFVNDKDALIIELGDAEQSRDDLMVVVDDLKETIENLSKEKNTLVEKIVATEQERDDMVVSIVDLREQVEEVTREHSLLKKQTKKWMDNTEREEVARKAQLELESELKKIKTSLVTELEKNRQLQEELKRVKNDLDKSLKWTRSSNVITSMNRSNGENRLCIHCGQTGHYKDSCKVKIQSLQKNKVFIEKRSADEEPGTLKRKHGIVKGSSQQWYMDSYSSKLMTRSTNDFLSLKALQGGSVSFENGKKGYILGVGRIGKSLPHSSENEYFMKGLKYSLLGISQICDKGILAI; the protein is encoded by the exons atGGCTTATAATAggggtttacaa TTGGAGTTGATAGAGAATCTAGTTCTCTATACAGTAGGAACTTATCATGTGTCTCATTTACATATTGGTTCAGTAGTTAGCACTATGggaactgatataggaccagatcgctaTACAGCTTGGTTCATTA AGAATTACAAAAACAACATTGTTAAAGCAGCTAAGAGGAACCTGATCCCTGAtaggaaattcaaaagaagagatGCTGTTGAAAACATGGTGAAGCAAGCTTTTGctgcatggggagactcctctagTGAATCAGAAGAGGAACCAGATGCA TCCGATAAGGATGAAGAGGATGATAATGATGAGGTAactttcagggatgttcagagaaatctgaagtcCTACTCTTCAAAAAAGTTGatgtcattagcaaatgttctaattgatacatattatagttttgttaatgATAAAGATGCCCTAATCATAGAGCTAGGAGAtgctgaacaatctagagatgatttgATGGTAGTGGTTGATGACTTGAAGGAAACCATAGAGAACCTTAGCAAAGAAAAGAATACTCTAGTTGAGAAAATTGTAGCTACTGAGCAAGAAAGGGATGATATGGTAGTTTCCATTGTAGATTTAAGGGAACAAGTGGAAGAAGTAACTAGAGAACACAGCTTgttgaaaaaacaaacaaaaaaatggaTGGACAACACTGAGAGAGAGGAAGTGGCTAGAAAggctcaacttgagcttgagagtgaacttaagaaaattaaaacaagtcttgttactgagcttgaaaagaatagacaacttcaggaggaattaaaaagggttaaaaatgatctTGATAAGTCACTTAAATGGACCCGATCCTCTAATGTAATAACGTCTATGAACAGGAGTAATGGTGAAAACAG GTTGTGCATTCACTGTGGTCAAACTGGTCATTACAAGGACTCTTGTAAAGTTAAAATTCAGTCTTTACAGAAAAACAAAGTTTTTATTGAAAAGAGGAGTGCTGATGAGGAACCTGGTACTCTGAAAAGAAAACAT GGAATAGTGAAAGGGAGCAGTCAACAGTGGTACATGGATAGCTATAGCTCGAAGCTCATGACTAGAAGTACAAATGATTTCCTTTCACTGAaggccctgcaaggagggagtgtatcctttgaaaatggCAAGAAGGGATACATTCTGGGAGTTGGAAGGATCGGGAAGTCTCTTCCCCACTCTAGTGAAAATGAGTACTTCATGAAGGGGTTGAAGTATAGCTTGCTGGGTATTTCCCAAATCTGTGACAAGGGGATCTTAGCTATCTGA